Within the Gopherus flavomarginatus isolate rGopFla2 chromosome 8, rGopFla2.mat.asm, whole genome shotgun sequence genome, the region TTGCAGAAATACTCAACTATATATATAGCTCAAAAATAATCCGAGTTCGATCAGACTTACTTGATGAGTTGATTAAATCAGGGCAATTATTAGGAGTTAAATTTATAGCAGAACTGGGTGTACCTCTGTCACAAGTAAAAAGCCTATCTGGTGGCATCCAGGATGGTACTTCAGAAACTTTACCTTCTAGCTCAGATCAAGAGAGTCTTGAAACACAATTATCCCCAACAAAACATGTGAGTCAACATGTAATTGGTGGGATGCCTGTTATAACAGAATCATTTTCCTTACATGGTGAAGAATATGAAACTACAAAAATTACAGTGAGTGattcagatgatgatgatgatgtcatcttTTGCTCTGAAATTGTGCCTGCGAAAGAGCGTTCTCCAGAGACCAGTGCAGCGGCACAGAGCCAGCCTTGCTCAAATCCTGCTGTGGTTTCTGACCAAATGTCCTGTAGCACTGGTGGATCTCCCCCTCTAACTAATATTGCAGCAACTCAAAAACTCACTTCCTCTGCCAACCAACCAAgtccaaaacaaacacaaactagTGCTGAATCACTTGACTCTTCAGCTCCAAAGCATTTGACTCCCAACATCATTTTGCTAAATCAGTCTCAACTTAATTCATCACTAAGTGTCAGTTCCTCACATCAACAACACGTGTCTCCTACAGTTAATTtgcttggggagagccaacagccaTCTAATAATGAGTCTTTAGCTGAAATGGAAACAAATGCTGttgatgaggaagaagaggaggaggaggaggatgtggaagATGATGATATCattagctcatctagtccagGTTCAGTCAGTAGCAGCTCTTTGGTTCAGCAATCTTCTCCCCCCAAAGTAGCGGCATTTGAAGGATCAGGTGTACAGAAAAAACAGGTTGTTACTTTTCCACCACAGGAAACATCTTCCAAACCTGgagagtttaaaataaaaatctcagaCGTTCTTACTGGAAGCAACAAGGATTCTTCTATGGGTGTAGCATCAAAACATGTGATGGAAGGTCAAAAGATCATAACCTTAGATACAGCTACTGAAATAGAAGGCTTGTCAACAGGTTGTAAGGTTTATGCAAATATTGGTGAAGATACATATGACATAGTAATTCCTGTAAAAGATGATCCAGATGAAGGAGAAGTCAAACTTGACGAGATGCCTAGAACATCTGGTGATGATCCTGCAAACAGAAAACGTATGAAGCTAAAACATGATGATCACTATGAGCTCATAGTGGATGGAAGGGTCTACTACATTTGTATTGTATGCAAGAGATCTTATGTATGTCTGACAAGTTTGCGGAGACACTTTAATGTTCATTCCTGGGAGAAGAAGTATCCATGTCGATACTGTGAGAAAGTTTTCCCTCTTGCAGAATACCGTACAAAACATGAAATTCACCACACTGGTGAGCGAAGGTACCAATGCTTGACATGTGGGAAATCTTTCATCAATTATCAGGTTATGGCTTCGCATATAAGATCAGTTCATAGTCAAGACCCTTCTGGAGATACCAAGCTTTATCGTTTGCATCCTTGCAGGTCTTTACAGATCAGACAATATGCATATATTACTGATCGTTCAAGCAGTATACCTGTAATAAATGAGGATAGACTTGTTTATCGTGTTGGTGCAGGAAAAGATGATGCTGAAGGAACAACTTCTAATCCTCCAGCCAAGCCCATGACCTGGGATGATATTTTCATTCAGCAGGGAAGTGAatcaatttttaaacaaaatctatCAGAGGGTAGTACTGAATTTGAGTTTGTAATACCAGAGTCTTACTGAAATGCTTTAAGTGCTGAAAAAGCTTCAGTATAGAAAAGGTGCAACTGTTTCAAATGAACTGCTACAAATATTGTAAAACAAATTGTTAAATGAAAACAAGTTTACTTGTTCTACCAAGTCATCAAAGGGTGGTATTTAGATGGATTATTTGTAGCTGCAATTCATCTGAAAGTTTACTTGAATACAGAATAAGACATTTCCAAGGAGCTGTCAGTGTTTTTTCTAgttcattaattttaattaaaaaaaaaaaaagagggaagtGATAGTTTGACAAGGTACAGTTTCCTTAAATAATTTGaaacattgtttttcttttaaaataattgggGTATTTCCTGTACCTTGAAACATTTATTACATAAACTTTTTCTTTCACGTTAGCACTTTAATGCTGAATTCTCTTTAGATGTTAACCCCAAGACCACAATAAGATGTTCAGCATAGCCCCTTGGATAtggcataattaaaaaaaatcccactgctCATACATTAACTCTGAATAGTGTATTACTGCAAGGGTCCAAACTACTGATCCATTAGTTTGGAGCAGTGTATTTTTGAACCAGCATCttagttttgtttttctggtCAAAATGAACCAATTCGTTGTGAAAATGTTCATACTGATAAGAAAAATTCAGTTTGGGTTAAACTGAACAAGATTTATTTATATGTGTCAATATGGTAAGCAGAGTATTCAGTGGCTGGACCattatattttattcttttttgcaatggggaaaaaatatcaaGCTATGATATTGATGAAAAAGAACATTGAAGAGAAAGATCAAGTTTTGCAGCatgtttttaaaatcctgaggAATAATGACAGatcttattattattaaagagTATGCTGATTTAGAATGAGTTGCcgctttcctgttctgttcattatgGCAAAAGGCTTTGATcagatatttaaaacatttttataatacTTTTCCTCGCAGAAGACTGCAGAATATGCTTCCTGAAACCGAGAAGTAATGTAAATGATGCCTCAGCTCTGTAGCTGAGACTACTACAGATTTTACAGGCCTGTTTAGCTAGATCTTTAATGAAGTACTGAAAACTTTTCCCAATGGGAAGGGTTGCTTTCAGGAGGACTAAATCAAtaatcaagtttttttttttaaatgtgtttatatAGGTTCCATGGCATAGGCATATCaatattcattttcagttttaataatatcCCTCCTTTCCCATGCAATTGGTACATATTTAGGCACTTGGAAAATAGTTTAGTAAAAGTTCAACTAGAACAAGAAATGCTAGTTTACTTTCAGTACTATCGGCACAGTCACATAGTCTAGCATTTCTGATTTAGTAACTTGTTGAATTTTTGTAAATGGTAAGATGAAAATTAAACAGGTTTGTAGATGACTGAAAAGAATTGTTGTGCATAGTGTTAGTTATCAGTAACCTTTCATTAAATCTCTTACCTAAATCACAGTTTAGGATTTTTCTTCTCATATTCatgttttaagaaaaacatttatttGATGTTCAGACCAACATTTCTTCACCTTATGGCCTTCAATCGTAAATTTCCAGAAAGATAAGTTCTATTTCAAGGTAAATGGTTTGAATATAATTAACGCTATAATTAACAGGTACCAGAAATCAGTATTTGTAATaatgggaagaggaagagagaatttGTTTAGCTAGTAGGTATAGTATGCAGCACTTCTGTTTTATAGGCTAAGAATACAATATGTATAAATGTTTTTATATTGtaaatttacccttttaaaattagGAACTAGGATTTAATTCAAAACTATGTGAATTGTCAGAATCATAAAATAGGTTGATTTTGTGTAGATGTTTATAAAAATTGCTCTTTGGGCATCAggggaatattttaaaatgtgatagGTTGAATGTTGTTTGAGTTTCATTGATGGCATTTCAGCAGTTACACACTATCCTTTCAAGGAAATAAATATTGATTGCCTATAATAGCCCAGGTTGTACTGACTGACTTAACTGTGTACTAGATAAAAACTTCATGGCCTCATGTCATGAAAAACATTGAGGGTATATTCTAAATTAACCTAGTATGACGCATCTGGAATTAAGCTTGCCTTGCAAAATATGTATCCAGTAATAATGGCTATCAATATTTGCTGCTGATAAGGTTTAAACCTTAAGTTAAACTGTGCCTACTAAGGTGTCTctttagaaaagaaaaactggaaaattagTGGTTCAAAAGGTGTAGTTTTGCCAGAAGACTCAGGCCTGCATGTGTGTCTCAGTTTTCTATTTTCCTTGGAAGTGTGCTTCGATAGCCAAAGTCCAGAGGTCAtgtaaaataaacttttttttaaacttcacttCCAGTATTTATTGGATTGGAAACATGTTAGACCCCTTCTTTTAAACTCTCTATGGGGCAATAGTTTTTTTATATTTAGATTTCTGGCTATTGTACTTagggtgggttttgtttttgtttttttaaaatctttatcaTTACCTTCCGGTTTGACTTAATCCAAAACATTTAGTAAATATTAAGAAATTggctctggaaaaaaaattggatttacactaattgaatctgaacatgcatttatataaatattattaCAACATTCAGCAGAGATCCCGTAGCAAACCTAAACATCATTTTACAAATATAAAAGTTAACTTTGATCTGCTACAGAATGTAATAATGATGGTGAAGAGTCCTCACTGTGTGGCTCCTATGGGAATTCATACCACAGCATTCcaatatataaataaacaaatacagaGATAACAAAATTGATAGGTTGCTTATTTATTTTGTACTGTTAAGGCATGCAGCTTATACAAAGATGCAAAAGCTGACAACTGTATACATTGAACATTGGGTTCTACAGCTGTTACCTATCAACTGTTCTGTGTGAAACATTGTTCATTTTTACCAATACTGTAATGTATATACTTGTACAGTCTTTTCCTTAACATAGTTTTTAAAGTTGTGTTCTACTTTTCATTAACCGATAATTGATATTAGTTCTTAGAGCTTTCTATggcaaaaataaaaagttttaattCTAGAGATGTGCAGAATGTTTCTTTTCAAGGGCAATCCACTTTTCTGAGACactttgtgtttctcagcaactgATTTGTGGACCAGCACCCACCCCTGAGGTCTCCTTGACAATTTAGGAAGGCAGTAAACCAATTCCTGggatcaaaaaggttgagaaacacagcTTTAGATGAGTTAATGTTGATAATTGTCTCATGTAGGACTTTTTAAGGTAGCAGTGAATTCTCAACAAAATGTATGCAATTTAGAGGTTTCTTTTATTAAGCTGAATTAGTTGAACAACGGTGCATATTGTAAACTGCACAATCTAAAAGCATTTTGAGCCAGTATGTTTCTGCTTGACTTCTAATTGGGTTGCACTGGTCTAGAAACTTCAACTTCTTGTTGTCTTATTCAGCTGATGTATTTCAGTTAACTCATGGTGCAGCGACTTCATATTTAATGAAGCTGCAAATAAGTTAATCTCTAATTGGTAATGGTTTGGAATTTTTCCATCTGCAGTTCTTGAGATAATTGATACTTTGGTTGACAAATTATTATTGAAATGGGGTCTAATTCTGCAACCCTTAATAAGTAATACTTACTGGAGCAGGCCCAATaaactcaatgggactatttgcatgagtaaGTGCTAagtacaagtactcctgttctttttgtggatacagactaacacggcgctACTCTGAAACTAATCAGCATAGTAAAACTGATGTGGGGAAAGGATTTGACAAGAAAAACACAGCTACTCAGAAACTTGTCAAAAACTGTTTGGGGAGAAAATATCAGGAACATTAGTAAAACATCTCATTCATGTAGGGATTGGACTTGCTCCTGCTGgggtcaacagcaaaactcccactgacatgagtggtgcaggatcaagcccagcaTAATCTAttgaatttaatataaaaataagcgAATGGGATACTGTACTGATTACATTATTCACCTCTGTTTTAAATAAAGCCTTCCATTTTAATGTTCTTCAGCAGAATTTCTCTGTGTGTAGCAGACTACAGAGGATACAGAGCCTTGCACATGCTGGATAGCACTTATAAGTGTAACgcccctgaaatcaatggaactactcatgtgaataaggaTTGCAGAACTGTAGTTACCACAACTATAAAATGCATAGGATACATTTGTTCTTTCAACACAATTTACAAAACCAGGGCTCAGTGACTTAACTAGGACTACCAAGGGTAGTAAGCACCATGCCCAGTAAGGTTGGCAGTTCTGGGCCCTAAAATAGCAAATGCTGTTGTGGCTTTTTCTGTAGTTCCTAGTTACAAGGAATTTCAGTGTAATGGTTGCAACACTAATACTCAGAAAAGCTGCTAAAATGTAAACTGCAACTTtgtaaaaattttttaaaagtcacagtgttttattttacttttgtgaAGTAATAAAAGATGCATATGCGAATGTAAAAATTACGACACGTAAATCATTATGGATACAGTGCATAACATTGCATTTATGTTCAATGTTTATACTGTTgttgaagcagaaggaaaacagcaagtTGAACAGAAAATCCCAATAATGCTTTTAATGTTAATGTTGAGTTGTCCTTTTATAATGAATTTAAAGCAGCAATGCAGCTTTTGCTTAAATATACCAGCATATAACAATTAATAAAAAGCTCAAAGGTTTGGAAAAAAAAGCATTGACAATTTCTTAGGTTTCTGCTTCTGTCAGGCCAAAGGTACTAACAATACACTTGCTTCCAAAGATTCTTTTTATGGCACTGCGTTATTTTTCTCCCCTCATGACTGTGCAATGCGCCTTAGTTCTGACCTGCAATATCCCCTGTGCCTTGTAGCCCTATTTAATAGAGCTAGGCACAAATGGTATACTATTTTCCAGGTGAGGTTTGGACTGTAACTTTTATTTCAAAGCTCTAGAAGtaaaatactatttaaaaaaaatgtatgcaATATATTTCTCACAGGGAGTAGTACCATGGGTGCTGTCACTTTTTTTTATATGCATGCAAAGTCTCTTTTAAAGATGTGATTGAGTTGAACAGCTGTGAGGTTAATTTAGAACAGACGGGGTATTAGTGTGCTAATTTATTTCTGGTGCCCAAACTTACGGGAGCTGTATTTTAAACCATATataatggcggggggggggagtctaCTGGAACATGTTCTGCATACACTACTGCTTTAGATCCAGTGGGTATCTTGCATGTatttctcctcctcccaccatTTTCTAAGAAGAAATATTTCGTTGTCCAGAGAGAAGTTCTACATTTGCTTCTGGTTGAACAATTTATTCTCTTTTTAGTTTGACACTAGATGGACTTGTATCCGACAGGGAAGTGATGAGTCTAAAAAACTGCCTAAATGCTTTGCAAATGTACAGGGTTAAAAGCAGCATGTTAAAGTTTGGTTGTACTCTGGGAGTGACATTGTGGGTCCCACATGTATCTTCCTTTCTGACACTATCTCACATGTGGTTAGGTTGCAAGTAGAAAGATGCTGCAATCTGAAGTCCAACTGTATTCGTTGTGGCTCACATAACAGCATAAAACTCTACAAGCCAAATTTTGCTCTCCATTACATTTTGTCTGGATTGAAGTGACACAGCTGTAGATGGGTGCAGCCTTACAGTTTACACTTCTTTAGGTGCAGGAGCTGAAACAGAATCCAACCTTTTCGGTATAGCAAGTAAAAAGCAGAGATCTTATTTTTATCCCCAAAGTAAACGGATGGAATGCTCAGAGTGAGTGGTTCTGAACAGAAAGTTGCCAAATGAAATCACTTCTTGGGCAAGAACCACACTTTAAAGGAGCATTGTGCCACTTAATAAAGTTGATCTTTTTTGTTATGCAAGATGCATGCAAAACTTGCATGAAATCTAGATCAGCACAACTATCATTTGAAGATTAAAAGAAAGACacaacaataacagaaaattcTTATCAACTTTGTCCTAGGCTATCGGTTACATGGTGTTGAATTTTATCCACAAGAGACTTACATCTTGAGAACAAATAGTGGAAATTCATTACATGCAGCCTGTAATACAGCCACTAAAAAAGTTCTTCTACAGGATGCTAACTCAAAACAATTTATACAAATTTCCCAACCAAAAGAAGGAAAACACATGGTTTTGCTGAAATGACTTGTGGACAGTGTCGGATGCTTTTGCTTAGCAGAACACAGACAACTGCATCTTTCTATTTAGGAGATATCTACAATCCAATTGCTGATACATAACCACCCAAACTGTGACTTTTATATTTATACATACCAGAACTAACAATACTCTGTTTGATATTATACCTCCTACCTTATGATGCATCCTGAAACAAGCCAGCCTGGCTAGTGCAGTTCTCTCTTTCAGCAGGCGCTATTCCAGTTGTTGGACTACTACAGGACATCATATCCTATAGAATTATTTTTCCATCAGTTTGTATTATGTTTTAAGAAACTCATGCTCTTCTTTGGATTCTCCTTTGATAAGGATGTAGACTGTAAGCAATGAAAGATGTGAACTACATTCCACAGCCCAGCAATGTCCTGCCAGTAGGACGCGAAAGGCCAAACAAAATTAACATCAGAGTTGATTTGCAAGCACCCTCACCTTTAGAGCAAAAGAGTAGGCTGGGGCAACTCCTGGTTCTGGCTAACCCCACTCCAGGTGACTGCTCAGCTCAAGATGAAGCATGGCAGACTGCAATCAATACTCCGACCAGGTAGCACCTCTTAAAAATCAAGGACTACTGTGAATCATATTGTAAAACAGAGGCCTCCTTGCTCTATACACAGTTGTTAAACCCCTACATAAGTCTTGCAAGAATGAACTGAATCCAGCATTTTATATTGTCTTCTGTAATGTTCTCTTCCACCCCAAtgaaatataaatacaaaatgttcACAATTATTTCAACAGCACATTTTTTCTTTATGGTGTATAAGGTGGTGGCTTTTCAAAAGGAGGAAAATATGGTGGGGAATAGCGAGGAGGAGCATTGGAGGACCACATGTAGCTTGGAGATGGTGACATTGACTGGGGGTCATCTGAAAGGCCAGAAGGAGTGGAGGCTGGAAACACACTGGAATGCTGCGCAGAAGAGACAGAGATACTTTTGTCAATAGCAAGCTTGAAAAGAATACAAGGTAAATAAGCATTTCTTAATCTCCTACACTGAAAGGGACACTGGTcggtttaaaaaaatttttttttatcaagCAGTAttgtaataacctagtcccagatttggaccttagcgtccaaaatatgggggttagcatgaaaacctccaagcttagttacctgcttggacctggtacctgctgccaccacccaaaaaattagagtgttttggggcactctggtccctctgaaaaaccttccctggggaccccaagacccaaatcccttgagtctcacaacaaagggaaataatcctttttcccttcccccctccaggtgctcctggagagatacacagacacaagctctgtgaaactacacagagagactccccctctctgttcccaatcctgaaaacaaaaagtactttcctattcccccagagggaatgcaaaatcaggctagcaatccaacacacagatctccccttgacttcttcctcccaccaattccctggtgagtacagactcaatttccctgaagtaaagaaaaactccaacaggtcttaaaagaaagctttatataaaaagaaagaaaaatacatccaaatgtctctctgtattaagatgatacaatacagggtcaattgcttaaaagaatattgaataaacagccttattcaaaaagaatacaaatcaaagcactccagcacttatattcatgcaaataccaaagaaaagaaaccatataacttactatctgatctctttgtccttacacttagaaacagaagattagaaaacagaactacttctccaaagctcagagaaagcaggcaggcagacaaaagactcagaccctaaattccctccacccaaagttgaaaaaatccggtttcctgattggtcctctggtcaggtgcttcaggtgaaagagacattaacccttagctatctgtttatgacaagtatgATGTTCCTAATGTTTTacaccttgatcctgcaaacacgtgttatacacatgcttaactttattcagATTAATAGCCCCACCGAAGTCAAGCTAAGCAGATGAGTAACCATTGGCAAGGTAAGAGCTTAAGATTGTTAAACTTAGAATTAAATTTGATTTCCCTTTCATCATTTCTGCTCTTTACTTAACACATTTAACTAAGCTTACACAATTAACACAGACTAGTCAATTTCATCCTTTGTTTTTCATACATTAGACCATTGCTGTAATGTTTAGGTTGCAACCGCTGCCTGAGAATCAAATCTTTCTGTATGTGTGTTTGGCTTTTATATGAattaagggg harbors:
- the ZBTB33 gene encoding transcriptional regulator Kaiso isoform X2 gives rise to the protein MEGKKLISATDTQYSGMLLQSLNEQRDHGLFCDVTVIVEDRKFRAHRNVLSASSTYFHQLFSVAGQVVELSFIRAEVFAEILNYIYSSKIIRVRSDLLDELIKSGQLLGVKFIAELGVPLSQVKSLSGGIQDGTSETLPSSSDQESLETQLSPTKHVSQHVIGGMPVITESFSLHGEEYETTKITVSDSDDDDDVIFCSEIVPAKERSPETSAAAQSQPCSNPAVVSDQMSCSTGGSPPLTNIAATQKLTSSANQPSPKQTQTSAESLDSSAPKHLTPNIILLNQSQLNSSLSVSSSHQQHVSPTVNLLGESQQPSNNESLAEMETNAVDEEEEEEEEDVEDDDIISSSSPGSVSSSSLVQQSSPPKVAAFEGSGVQKKQVVTFPPQETSSKPGEFKIKISDVLTGSNKDSSMGVASKHVMEGQKIITLDTATEIEGLSTGCKVYANIGEDTYDIVIPVKDDPDEGEVKLDEMPRTSGDDPANRKRMKLKHDDHYELIVDGRVYYICIVCKRSYVCLTSLRRHFNVHSWEKKYPCRYCEKVFPLAEYRTKHEIHHTGERRYQCLTCGKSFINYQVMASHIRSVHSQDPSGDTKLYRLHPCRSLQIRQYAYITDRSSSIPVINEDRLVYRVGAGKDDAEGTTSNPPAKPMTWDDIFIQQGSESIFKQNLSEGSTEFEFVIPESY
- the ZBTB33 gene encoding transcriptional regulator Kaiso isoform X1 — its product is MHEKGQGAEVPGMEGKKLISATDTQYSGMLLQSLNEQRDHGLFCDVTVIVEDRKFRAHRNVLSASSTYFHQLFSVAGQVVELSFIRAEVFAEILNYIYSSKIIRVRSDLLDELIKSGQLLGVKFIAELGVPLSQVKSLSGGIQDGTSETLPSSSDQESLETQLSPTKHVSQHVIGGMPVITESFSLHGEEYETTKITVSDSDDDDDVIFCSEIVPAKERSPETSAAAQSQPCSNPAVVSDQMSCSTGGSPPLTNIAATQKLTSSANQPSPKQTQTSAESLDSSAPKHLTPNIILLNQSQLNSSLSVSSSHQQHVSPTVNLLGESQQPSNNESLAEMETNAVDEEEEEEEEDVEDDDIISSSSPGSVSSSSLVQQSSPPKVAAFEGSGVQKKQVVTFPPQETSSKPGEFKIKISDVLTGSNKDSSMGVASKHVMEGQKIITLDTATEIEGLSTGCKVYANIGEDTYDIVIPVKDDPDEGEVKLDEMPRTSGDDPANRKRMKLKHDDHYELIVDGRVYYICIVCKRSYVCLTSLRRHFNVHSWEKKYPCRYCEKVFPLAEYRTKHEIHHTGERRYQCLTCGKSFINYQVMASHIRSVHSQDPSGDTKLYRLHPCRSLQIRQYAYITDRSSSIPVINEDRLVYRVGAGKDDAEGTTSNPPAKPMTWDDIFIQQGSESIFKQNLSEGSTEFEFVIPESY